TCCAATAAACGCAGTGATTCCCTGTGTAGGAAAGAACTGGGGTTTAGAATTATTGAATCTAGTACTCACCAGTATGCCTGATTTATTATAAGGAAATATTCCATCTCCTGAATGCGGTATCTCTTCATAACCTTGACCAACATCTTGCTTTACGCGCTCCAGATAATACGTTAAAGTGCTGCTGAAATCATCACTGAACCGGTAAGTAATAGGAACATTTAAACCAAAGGTTTGCGTTACATAACCAGGCTCTGAATTTTTTATAATAAAAGGATTTAGGGTGATAGAACTTTTCTTAGTTAAAAACTGAGGCTGAATCCATTTTAAACTAGCTGAATAGGGTTCGAGTGACGAATGCTTCAAATTAAGTTTGAGCTGTCGTGCACCTCCGAGAAACCCCTTATAACCAAAATCCAAAAAAGCCCTGAATTGGTCTTCAGTGCCATATCCCGCACCGAAACGAGTGGTTAGCCGCGGTGCTTCTTCAATAAAAAGATGGACTGGAATCGGTGTTTTTCGGGTTTTTGGATTTGTTTGGGGTAATACTGACACTACTTGATATTTCGGTGATATTGTGCCACTTGTTTCGGTGATATTGTGCCACAAAAAAAGGATGATTTCGTGACCAAATTTATGAATTAATTTGA
This genomic stretch from Williamwhitmania taraxaci harbors:
- a CDS encoding autotransporter assembly complex protein TamA gives rise to the protein KLIHKFGHEIILFLWHNITETSGTISPKYQVVSVLPQTNPKTRKTPIPVHLFIEEAPRLTTRFGAGYGTEDQFRAFLDFGYKGFLGGARQLKLNLKHSSLEPYSASLKWIQPQFLTKKSSITLNPFIIKNSEPGYVTQTFGLNVPITYRFSDDFSSTLTYYLERVKQDVGQGYEEIPHSGDGIFPYNKSGILVSTRFNNSKPQFFPTQGITAFIGFKLNGYLLGSDFNYNSLWAEFRTYYEIGDVVIAFRILTGGIHSADTSQFIPVEDRFYSGGSNSVRGWNRSDLGPKRSNGSPLGGKSVMEGNLEARYPLFWKVSGVAFLDAGNVWTESYTYKLKELAYAVGGGIRVETPIGPIRFDVGFPVWNEKKKPQFFISVGQAF